CGGCCCCGCCCTCACCCGCCTGTGTGTCATGGCATTTACACAGACCCGCCATGCGCTTTCAATATTTATATCGTTGATAGCGCTATTGTTTAGTTAGATACATTCCTCAACCGCGGCGTGCATTAGTTCAAGGCGCCCGAAGCTTCCAGCCTTTGCGCCTGCCCGGGCTTTGCGTGGCGTGTGCGGACACAAAAAAGCCGCGCGGCAAGATGCGGCGCGGCTTTGGAGCGAAAGTAAGTAAGTATTCGCTTACTTTACGCTGTCCATGTGGCTCATCAACTCGATGACCTTGTTGGAGTAGCCCCACTCATTGTCGTACCAGCTGACCAGCTTGACGAAGTTGTCGTTGAGCATGATGCCGGCCTCGGCGTCGAAGATCGAGGTGCGCGGATCGGTTACAAAGTCCGCCGACACAACGGCGTCTTCGGTGTAGCCGAGGATGCCCTTCAGCGCGCCTTCCGATGCTTCCTTCATCTTCTTCTTGATGTCATCATACTTGGCCGGTTTTGCCAGACGGCAGGTCAGATCCACCACCGATACATTGGGCGTGGGCACGCGGAAGGACATGCCGGTCAGCTTGCCATTCAGTTCCGGAATGACCTTGCCCACCGCCTTGGCAGCGCCGGTGCTGGAGGGAATGATGCTCTGATAGGCGCCGCGTCCGCCGCGCCAGTCCTTGTGCGAGGGACCATCCACCGTCTTCTGCGTGGCGGTGACGGCGTGCACGGTGGTCATCAGTCCTTCGACGATGCCCCAGTTGTCGTTCACAACCTTGGCCAGCGGCGCCAGGCAGTTGGTGGTGCAGCTTGCATTCGATACCACATTCTGATCGGCCTTGTAGCTCATGTGGTTTACGCCCATCACAAACATCGGCGCGTCTTTGGAAGGCGCAGAGATGACCACGCGCTTGGCGCCGGCCTTGATGTGCGCCGCAGCCTTTTCCATGTCGGTGAACAGGCCGGTGGATTCGACCACATAGTCAGCCTGCACATCGCCCCATTTCAGATTGGCCGGATCCTTTTCCGCAGTGACGCGGATTTTCTGGCCGTTGACCACCAGCATGTCGTTTTCCACGCGCACGTCGCCCGTGAAGGGGCCGTGGGTGGAGTCGTAGCGCAACATGTATGCCATGTACTCAGCGTCGATCAGATCGTTGATGCCAACAAACTGTACGCCGCCCTTTTCCAATCCGGCGCGAAAGACCAGACGTCCAATGCGACCGAAACCATTGATTCCAACTTTAATCGCCATGCTTTTGAGATCCTCCAATCTTTAGCAATACTACAGGGTTTACAATCAGCGCACAACCGTTACGCTGCAGGGAGCGTGGTGAACGACGCGGTCCGAAACGGAGCCCAGCAAGAAACGGCCAAGGGCGCTGAGGCCGCGGCTGCCAATCACGATCAAATCGTATCCGCCTTTGGCGGCGACTTCGCAGATGCGATCCGCGGGATAGCCTTCTTCCACCTTGCGGTCCCACTTGATGCTGGTATTGTCCAGCGGCGAGTGGTTCTTTTCGAAGCGCTGTTCGGAGATCCACTTCACGCGATCCAGTCCCGGGGGCGCCGCCTCGTAGTAGCCGGGCAGCGGTCCAAATTCTTCCACCACCTCGAGCACCGTCAGTTGCGCTTCCGCCGCTTCGCAGATGCCAATAGCCATCTCCAGAGCCTTGCGCGACGTTTCTGAACCGTCGATCGGGATCAGAACCTTTTTGATATGCCGCTTCATGCTTTCGCCTT
This genomic window from Leptospirales bacterium contains:
- a CDS encoding universal stress protein, translated to MKRHIKKVLIPIDGSETSRKALEMAIGICEAAEAQLTVLEVVEEFGPLPGYYEAAPPGLDRVKWISEQRFEKNHSPLDNTSIKWDRKVEEGYPADRICEVAAKGGYDLIVIGSRGLSALGRFLLGSVSDRVVHHAPCSVTVVR
- the gap gene encoding type I glyceraldehyde-3-phosphate dehydrogenase, translating into MAIKVGINGFGRIGRLVFRAGLEKGGVQFVGINDLIDAEYMAYMLRYDSTHGPFTGDVRVENDMLVVNGQKIRVTAEKDPANLKWGDVQADYVVESTGLFTDMEKAAAHIKAGAKRVVISAPSKDAPMFVMGVNHMSYKADQNVVSNASCTTNCLAPLAKVVNDNWGIVEGLMTTVHAVTATQKTVDGPSHKDWRGGRGAYQSIIPSSTGAAKAVGKVIPELNGKLTGMSFRVPTPNVSVVDLTCRLAKPAKYDDIKKKMKEASEGALKGILGYTEDAVVSADFVTDPRTSIFDAEAGIMLNDNFVKLVSWYDNEWGYSNKVIELMSHMDSVK